In Chitinophaga varians, the following are encoded in one genomic region:
- a CDS encoding alpha-ketoglutarate-dependent dioxygenase AlkB family protein has protein sequence MQLKLFDDGSQLMLPEDLITYHPAFLSREESDQLLEQLLSTVPWQQSKVMMYEKEVLTPRLSAWFGSEPIRSGDQRPVLPWPPALLALKAKVEAHTGIVFDGVLLNYYRDNNDSVAWHSDKDTVPGLKTEIASISLGEERNFDFRSKDDHRRRYSIKLQHGSLLLMKGDLQRYWEHRIAKSAKPMKARINLTFRKVGNTTAPPYIP, from the coding sequence ATGCAACTGAAATTATTTGATGATGGCAGCCAGCTGATGCTGCCGGAGGATTTGATAACATACCATCCCGCCTTTCTGAGCAGGGAAGAAAGTGATCAGTTGCTGGAACAATTGCTCAGCACCGTTCCCTGGCAACAAAGCAAAGTGATGATGTATGAAAAGGAAGTGCTCACGCCGCGGCTGTCTGCCTGGTTTGGCAGTGAACCTATACGAAGCGGCGACCAGCGTCCGGTGCTGCCCTGGCCTCCCGCGCTGCTGGCGCTGAAGGCGAAAGTGGAAGCGCACACCGGCATCGTGTTCGATGGCGTTTTGCTGAATTATTACCGGGATAACAATGACTCGGTGGCCTGGCACTCGGACAAGGACACGGTACCGGGATTAAAAACAGAAATCGCTTCCATCAGCCTGGGAGAGGAACGTAACTTTGATTTCCGCAGTAAAGACGATCACCGCCGGCGTTATTCGATCAAGCTACAACATGGCTCCCTGTTACTGATGAAAGGCGACCTGCAAAGGTATTGGGAGCACCGCATCGCGAAGTCCGCCAAACCCATGAAAGCCAGGATCAACCTTACTTTCCGGAAAGTAGGCAATACTACGGCGCCCCCGTATATTCCTTAA